AGTTTTCCTTGGAAGTCACGAATCGCGACGGCCGTGTCGAGCAATGCCGCCTGATGTCTAAACCACTTTACAGCTACGACACGGAAGATCGAACCGGAAGTCTGTTTTCGTTCGCCGTTGGCACGGATCCAGAAGCAGTTCTAATGATCGAGCAGTCGGCCGACAGCTCAGGAAAACCACAGTGGCACTACGCATGGGCGCGTTTCAGTTTTTACCCGCTGACCGCCAAACATCGCGGCATTGAAGTCTGGCGAAAAGAAGGATCCGAGAACCTGCGCGGCAGTTTGTTGCTGCGGACCGACTACCAGCAAGAGCGATACATCACGTTTCGCCCGGAATACATCGAAAACTAAATACATCGTATCGACCGATCACGAACCAGCGGCGACGAGCGGCTTCAGCTAAGCGGTTGCCCAAAACCACGACACGATTATGGGATCCAGACTTTTGTCTCTGCGTTGTCTTTCCGCCAGCTTCCCCACGTGGTTCGCTCGTAGGGGTAGTCGGCAAGTGGAAGGTTCTCACTTGACTGAGCGTACAGTTCGCCGTCGAGTTCAACGACCATTCGATTGAAGACATCCAATCCGCCCACATTCAGCGGAATTGAATCGGAGGGAACCGAATCGGAGCGGTTGTCCGTGACCACTCGAACACAGTTCGCCAGGTCACAGTAGGTCACCGTGACGGGTTTTCCGGCGAGGACCAGATTGACGATGTGATTCTTGGGGTCCACCATCGGGGCCATCACCACGGCGCACTGGACCCCATCCATTTCAACACCGATGACTTCAGCGGCATCGTCAAGCTGCACGTCAGACGAATCACGAAGGACAGGGTCACGATGCCCTTTAAACGAAGCCAGAGCACGCAACTTCGGATGATTTTCGTTGGCGTTCCACTTCTTATCAAGCTCTTCTTGCAATGCCCTCTCTTTCGCCAATTCTTCTGCCGTTGGCGGACGCAAAGACAATTGCCGATCTGGCTTGTACGTGTTGGCCTGGT
Above is a genomic segment from Roseiconus lacunae containing:
- a CDS encoding DUF3179 domain-containing (seleno)protein, whose translation is MISHLIMIGIVVVAAPLAWLAYQANTYKPDRQLSLRPPTAEELAKERALQEELDKKWNANENHPKLRALASFKGHRDPVLRDSSDVQLDDAAEVIGVEMDGVQCAVVMAPMVDPKNHIVNLVLAGKPVTVTYCDLANCVRVVTDNRSDSVPSDSIPLNVGGLDVFNRMVVELDGELYAQSSENLPLADYPYERTTWGSWRKDNAETKVWIP